From the genome of Carassius gibelio isolate Cgi1373 ecotype wild population from Czech Republic chromosome A16, carGib1.2-hapl.c, whole genome shotgun sequence, one region includes:
- the LOC128030761 gene encoding peroxisomal targeting signal 1 receptor-like isoform X3, whose product MAMRELVEAECGGANPLMKLTGHMTQEGGAWRHRSTPSIPPIPIEIATDHELVSEFLQAPPRPPHSFDMGQLLEEMQQIDQQSYRPAPQRAPDVAALALSGDWTAEFLSNADPASSSGQAGLDPVDADWTREFISEVADPGCWAEEYLEQSEEKLWLGDLGEREQDKEWTQEYQSGEELRQTAKELLAKVDDPKLQKTEVSAESAESWVDEFAAYGPDFQQAKAAVESDVDFWEKLQQEWEEMAKRDAEAHPWLSDFDQMLSSSYDKGYQFEEDNPYLSHNDPFAEGVKRMEAGDIPGAVRLFESAVQREPENQLAWQYLGTCQAENEQEFAAISALRRCIELKKDNLTALMALAVSFTNESLHRQACETLRDWLRHNPKYRHVLEQNEREKEREGVREKERERFGSLLPEALFNEVQTLFLSAAAADPTMVDPELQCGLGVLFNLSGEYDKAVDCFTAALSVMPQDYLLWNKLGATLANGNRSEEAVAAYRRALELQPGFVRSRYNLGISCVNLGAHREAVEHFLEALSLQRQAAGDGEGGAGRGRGAALTVMSDNIWSTLRMALSMMGESSLYSAADRRDLDTLLAHFCQREGETE is encoded by the exons ATGGCGATGCGGGAGTTAGTGGAGGCGGAATGTGGGGGAGCCAATCCCCTCATGAAACTGACTGGTCACATGACCCAAGAGGGAGGGGCTTGGAGACACCGATCAACACCCTCT ATTCCTCCTATTCCAATCGAAATAGCCACTGATCATGAG CTGGTCAGTGAGTTTCTACAGGCCCCGCCACGTCCTCCTCACAGTTTTGATATGGGTCAGCTGCTGGAGGAAATGCAGCAGATAGATCAGCAGAGCTACAGACCTGCCCCACAGAGAG CTCCTGACGTGGCTGCTTTGGCGCTGTCTGGCGATTGGACGGCAGAGTTCCTTTCTAATGCTGACCCCGCCTCTTCTTCTGGACAGGCTGGTCTGGATCCAGTCGATGCTGATTGGACCAGAGAATTCATCAGTGAAGTGGCAG ACCCTGGCTGCTGGGCAGAGGAGTACCTGGAGCAATCAGAGGAGAAGTTATGGCTAGGAGATTTGGGGGAAAGAGAACAGGACAAAGAATG GACGCAAGAATACCAGTCAGGTGAAGAACTCCGGCAAACAGCGAAAGAACTCCTTGCTAAAGTGGATGACCCTAAACTACAGAAGACAGAG GTTTCTGCAGAATCTGCAGAATCGTGGGTAGACGAGTTCGCCGCTTACGGGCCAGACTTCCAGCAGGCCAAAGCAGCGGTCGAG AGTGATGTTGATTTCTGGGAGAAACTGCAGCAGGAGTGGGAGGAAATGGCGAAGAGGGATGCTGAAGCTCACCCGTGGCTCTCAGACTTCGACCAGATGCTCAGCAGCTCTTACGACAAG GGGTATCAGTTTGAAGAAGACAACCCCTACCTGTCCCACAATGACCCGTTTGCTGAGGGTGTGAAGAGGATGGAGGCGGGGGACATTCCTGGAGCTGTACGTCTCTTTGAGAGCGCAGTTCAGAGAGAGCCAGAGAACCAGCTG GCGTGGCAATATCTGGGCACCTGCCAGGCAGAGAACGAGCAGGAGTTTGCTGCTATCAGCGCCCTTCGCAG ATGTATTGAGCTGAAAAAGGACAATCTGACGGCTCTCATGGCTCTAGCTGTGAGCTTCACCAATGAATCACTGCACAGACAGGCCTGTGAGACGCTTCGTGATTGGTTGAGGCACAACCCTAAATACCGGCATGTCCTCGAGCAGAATGAACGAGAGAAGGAGCGGGAGGGtgtgagggagaaagagagagagagatttggatCCCTTCTTCCAGA GGCACTCTTTAATGAAGTGCAGACGTTGTTTTTGAGTGCAGCGGCCGCTGACCCCACAATGGTGGACCCTGAGCTGCAGTGTGGTCTGGGCGTCCTCTTCAACCTGAGTGGAGAGTATGACAAGGCTGTGGACTGCTTCACTGCCGCCCTGTCTGTGATGCCACAG gatTATCTGCTGTGGAACAAGTTGGGAGCGACTCTTGCTAACGGGAACCGCTCAGAGGAAGCGGTCGCTGCTTACAGGCGCGCACTGGAGCTACAGCCTGGATTTGTACGTAGCCGATATAACCTTGGCATCAGCTGTGTCAACCTGGGTGCACACAG GGAGGCGGTGGAGCACTTTCTCGAGGCCCTTTCTCTGCAGCGACAGGCCGCAGGTGATGGAGAGGGAGGTGCGGGTCGAGGGCGAGGTGCAGCACTGACTGTGATGTCAGACAACATCTGGTCCACATTACGCATGGCACTGAGCATGATGGGAGAAAGCTCGCTTTATTCAGCAGCCGACCGGCGAGATCTGGACACTCTGCTGGCACACTTCTGccagagagaaggagagacagAATGA
- the LOC128030761 gene encoding peroxisomal targeting signal 1 receptor-like isoform X1, whose product MAMRELVEAECGGANPLMKLTGHMTQEGGAWRHRSTPSIPPIPIEIATDHELVSEFLQAPPRPPHSFDMGQLLEEMQQIDQQSYRPAPQRAPDVAALALSGDWTAEFLSNADPASSSGQAGLDPVDADWTREFISEVADPGCWAEEYLEQSEEKLWLGDLGEREQDKEWTQEYQSGEELRQTAKELLAKVDDPKLQKTEFLRFIRQIGEGSVTVEDRAGKENTDRAQAKEAQHWASSINQFLESGEGTVQVETREGKEKNDKIKAKQAEQWATIARQVSAESAESWVDEFAAYGPDFQQAKAAVESDVDFWEKLQQEWEEMAKRDAEAHPWLSDFDQMLSSSYDKGYQFEEDNPYLSHNDPFAEGVKRMEAGDIPGAVRLFESAVQREPENQLAWQYLGTCQAENEQEFAAISALRRCIELKKDNLTALMALAVSFTNESLHRQACETLRDWLRHNPKYRHVLEQNEREKEREGVREKERERFGSLLPEALFNEVQTLFLSAAAADPTMVDPELQCGLGVLFNLSGEYDKAVDCFTAALSVMPQDYLLWNKLGATLANGNRSEEAVAAYRRALELQPGFVRSRYNLGISCVNLGAHREAVEHFLEALSLQRQAAGDGEGGAGRGRGAALTVMSDNIWSTLRMALSMMGESSLYSAADRRDLDTLLAHFCQREGETE is encoded by the exons ATGGCGATGCGGGAGTTAGTGGAGGCGGAATGTGGGGGAGCCAATCCCCTCATGAAACTGACTGGTCACATGACCCAAGAGGGAGGGGCTTGGAGACACCGATCAACACCCTCT ATTCCTCCTATTCCAATCGAAATAGCCACTGATCATGAG CTGGTCAGTGAGTTTCTACAGGCCCCGCCACGTCCTCCTCACAGTTTTGATATGGGTCAGCTGCTGGAGGAAATGCAGCAGATAGATCAGCAGAGCTACAGACCTGCCCCACAGAGAG CTCCTGACGTGGCTGCTTTGGCGCTGTCTGGCGATTGGACGGCAGAGTTCCTTTCTAATGCTGACCCCGCCTCTTCTTCTGGACAGGCTGGTCTGGATCCAGTCGATGCTGATTGGACCAGAGAATTCATCAGTGAAGTGGCAG ACCCTGGCTGCTGGGCAGAGGAGTACCTGGAGCAATCAGAGGAGAAGTTATGGCTAGGAGATTTGGGGGAAAGAGAACAGGACAAAGAATG GACGCAAGAATACCAGTCAGGTGAAGAACTCCGGCAAACAGCGAAAGAACTCCTTGCTAAAGTGGATGACCCTAAACTACAGAAGACAGAG tTCCTGCGGTTCATTAGGCAGATTGGCGAGGGCAGTGTGACTGTGGAGGACAGAGCAGGAAAAGAGAACACTGATAGAGCACAGGCCAAGGAGGCACAGCACTGGGCCTCCAGCATTAACCAG TTCCTGGAATCAGGGGAAGGGACTGTGCAAGTGGAAACTCGAGAGGGCAAAGAGAAGAATGACAAAATTAAAGCTAAACAAGCAGAGCAATGGGCTACTATCGCCAGGCAG GTTTCTGCAGAATCTGCAGAATCGTGGGTAGACGAGTTCGCCGCTTACGGGCCAGACTTCCAGCAGGCCAAAGCAGCGGTCGAG AGTGATGTTGATTTCTGGGAGAAACTGCAGCAGGAGTGGGAGGAAATGGCGAAGAGGGATGCTGAAGCTCACCCGTGGCTCTCAGACTTCGACCAGATGCTCAGCAGCTCTTACGACAAG GGGTATCAGTTTGAAGAAGACAACCCCTACCTGTCCCACAATGACCCGTTTGCTGAGGGTGTGAAGAGGATGGAGGCGGGGGACATTCCTGGAGCTGTACGTCTCTTTGAGAGCGCAGTTCAGAGAGAGCCAGAGAACCAGCTG GCGTGGCAATATCTGGGCACCTGCCAGGCAGAGAACGAGCAGGAGTTTGCTGCTATCAGCGCCCTTCGCAG ATGTATTGAGCTGAAAAAGGACAATCTGACGGCTCTCATGGCTCTAGCTGTGAGCTTCACCAATGAATCACTGCACAGACAGGCCTGTGAGACGCTTCGTGATTGGTTGAGGCACAACCCTAAATACCGGCATGTCCTCGAGCAGAATGAACGAGAGAAGGAGCGGGAGGGtgtgagggagaaagagagagagagatttggatCCCTTCTTCCAGA GGCACTCTTTAATGAAGTGCAGACGTTGTTTTTGAGTGCAGCGGCCGCTGACCCCACAATGGTGGACCCTGAGCTGCAGTGTGGTCTGGGCGTCCTCTTCAACCTGAGTGGAGAGTATGACAAGGCTGTGGACTGCTTCACTGCCGCCCTGTCTGTGATGCCACAG gatTATCTGCTGTGGAACAAGTTGGGAGCGACTCTTGCTAACGGGAACCGCTCAGAGGAAGCGGTCGCTGCTTACAGGCGCGCACTGGAGCTACAGCCTGGATTTGTACGTAGCCGATATAACCTTGGCATCAGCTGTGTCAACCTGGGTGCACACAG GGAGGCGGTGGAGCACTTTCTCGAGGCCCTTTCTCTGCAGCGACAGGCCGCAGGTGATGGAGAGGGAGGTGCGGGTCGAGGGCGAGGTGCAGCACTGACTGTGATGTCAGACAACATCTGGTCCACATTACGCATGGCACTGAGCATGATGGGAGAAAGCTCGCTTTATTCAGCAGCCGACCGGCGAGATCTGGACACTCTGCTGGCACACTTCTGccagagagaaggagagacagAATGA
- the LOC128030761 gene encoding peroxisomal targeting signal 1 receptor-like isoform X2 — MAMRELVEAECGGANPLMKLTGHMTQEGGAWRHRSTPSIPPIPIEIATDHELVSEFLQAPPRPPHSFDMGQLLEEMQQIDQQSYRPAPQRAPDVAALALSGDWTAEFLSNADPASSSGQAGLDPVDADWTREFISEVADPGCWAEEYLEQSEEKLWLGDLGEREQDKEWTQEYQSGEELRQTAKELLAKVDDPKLQKTEFLRFIRQIGEGSVTVEDRAGKENTDRAQAKEAQHWASSINQVSAESAESWVDEFAAYGPDFQQAKAAVESDVDFWEKLQQEWEEMAKRDAEAHPWLSDFDQMLSSSYDKGYQFEEDNPYLSHNDPFAEGVKRMEAGDIPGAVRLFESAVQREPENQLAWQYLGTCQAENEQEFAAISALRRCIELKKDNLTALMALAVSFTNESLHRQACETLRDWLRHNPKYRHVLEQNEREKEREGVREKERERFGSLLPEALFNEVQTLFLSAAAADPTMVDPELQCGLGVLFNLSGEYDKAVDCFTAALSVMPQDYLLWNKLGATLANGNRSEEAVAAYRRALELQPGFVRSRYNLGISCVNLGAHREAVEHFLEALSLQRQAAGDGEGGAGRGRGAALTVMSDNIWSTLRMALSMMGESSLYSAADRRDLDTLLAHFCQREGETE, encoded by the exons ATGGCGATGCGGGAGTTAGTGGAGGCGGAATGTGGGGGAGCCAATCCCCTCATGAAACTGACTGGTCACATGACCCAAGAGGGAGGGGCTTGGAGACACCGATCAACACCCTCT ATTCCTCCTATTCCAATCGAAATAGCCACTGATCATGAG CTGGTCAGTGAGTTTCTACAGGCCCCGCCACGTCCTCCTCACAGTTTTGATATGGGTCAGCTGCTGGAGGAAATGCAGCAGATAGATCAGCAGAGCTACAGACCTGCCCCACAGAGAG CTCCTGACGTGGCTGCTTTGGCGCTGTCTGGCGATTGGACGGCAGAGTTCCTTTCTAATGCTGACCCCGCCTCTTCTTCTGGACAGGCTGGTCTGGATCCAGTCGATGCTGATTGGACCAGAGAATTCATCAGTGAAGTGGCAG ACCCTGGCTGCTGGGCAGAGGAGTACCTGGAGCAATCAGAGGAGAAGTTATGGCTAGGAGATTTGGGGGAAAGAGAACAGGACAAAGAATG GACGCAAGAATACCAGTCAGGTGAAGAACTCCGGCAAACAGCGAAAGAACTCCTTGCTAAAGTGGATGACCCTAAACTACAGAAGACAGAG tTCCTGCGGTTCATTAGGCAGATTGGCGAGGGCAGTGTGACTGTGGAGGACAGAGCAGGAAAAGAGAACACTGATAGAGCACAGGCCAAGGAGGCACAGCACTGGGCCTCCAGCATTAACCAG GTTTCTGCAGAATCTGCAGAATCGTGGGTAGACGAGTTCGCCGCTTACGGGCCAGACTTCCAGCAGGCCAAAGCAGCGGTCGAG AGTGATGTTGATTTCTGGGAGAAACTGCAGCAGGAGTGGGAGGAAATGGCGAAGAGGGATGCTGAAGCTCACCCGTGGCTCTCAGACTTCGACCAGATGCTCAGCAGCTCTTACGACAAG GGGTATCAGTTTGAAGAAGACAACCCCTACCTGTCCCACAATGACCCGTTTGCTGAGGGTGTGAAGAGGATGGAGGCGGGGGACATTCCTGGAGCTGTACGTCTCTTTGAGAGCGCAGTTCAGAGAGAGCCAGAGAACCAGCTG GCGTGGCAATATCTGGGCACCTGCCAGGCAGAGAACGAGCAGGAGTTTGCTGCTATCAGCGCCCTTCGCAG ATGTATTGAGCTGAAAAAGGACAATCTGACGGCTCTCATGGCTCTAGCTGTGAGCTTCACCAATGAATCACTGCACAGACAGGCCTGTGAGACGCTTCGTGATTGGTTGAGGCACAACCCTAAATACCGGCATGTCCTCGAGCAGAATGAACGAGAGAAGGAGCGGGAGGGtgtgagggagaaagagagagagagatttggatCCCTTCTTCCAGA GGCACTCTTTAATGAAGTGCAGACGTTGTTTTTGAGTGCAGCGGCCGCTGACCCCACAATGGTGGACCCTGAGCTGCAGTGTGGTCTGGGCGTCCTCTTCAACCTGAGTGGAGAGTATGACAAGGCTGTGGACTGCTTCACTGCCGCCCTGTCTGTGATGCCACAG gatTATCTGCTGTGGAACAAGTTGGGAGCGACTCTTGCTAACGGGAACCGCTCAGAGGAAGCGGTCGCTGCTTACAGGCGCGCACTGGAGCTACAGCCTGGATTTGTACGTAGCCGATATAACCTTGGCATCAGCTGTGTCAACCTGGGTGCACACAG GGAGGCGGTGGAGCACTTTCTCGAGGCCCTTTCTCTGCAGCGACAGGCCGCAGGTGATGGAGAGGGAGGTGCGGGTCGAGGGCGAGGTGCAGCACTGACTGTGATGTCAGACAACATCTGGTCCACATTACGCATGGCACTGAGCATGATGGGAGAAAGCTCGCTTTATTCAGCAGCCGACCGGCGAGATCTGGACACTCTGCTGGCACACTTCTGccagagagaaggagagacagAATGA